The Pseudodesulfovibrio sp. zrk46 genome contains a region encoding:
- a CDS encoding efflux RND transporter periplasmic adaptor subunit, with amino-acid sequence MLKIKFFFTLCLAMLVAAPAMAQKPGERPPSPVVVSKVTTGDMAPQSEFIGTVYFSEISNVASEVTGKVVDIKVKDGQRVKKGDVMVVLSSDMLQKSIKNARALALQAKSDFENAKLEHNRVSTLFKGKAVAEGEFDSKRLTADALQYQYQARLATLEQLRDELAKKTIRAPYDGLVIDMKANRGEWMSVGSVVVVTARDDEFEVVVNAPKEAFGVVKPGLKVGISLAGDEIPGEVFAVVPKGDVATRTFPVKIRVENNGGLAEGMEARVLLPRGLGGSTMLVPRDAVISMRGDQVVWAVIDGKAVPMPVYVVGYRGLTAGVKSPKLKEGMDVVVKGNERLRPGQAVAPQPLKAKE; translated from the coding sequence ATGCTTAAAATTAAATTTTTCTTTACTCTATGCCTTGCCATGCTCGTGGCCGCGCCAGCCATGGCCCAGAAACCGGGTGAACGTCCGCCGTCCCCGGTAGTGGTCTCCAAGGTGACCACGGGCGACATGGCTCCGCAGTCCGAGTTCATCGGCACTGTCTATTTCTCCGAAATCTCCAACGTGGCTTCTGAAGTGACCGGCAAGGTTGTTGACATCAAGGTCAAGGACGGTCAGCGGGTCAAGAAGGGCGACGTCATGGTGGTCCTCTCCTCTGACATGTTGCAGAAGTCCATCAAGAATGCCCGTGCACTGGCCCTGCAGGCCAAATCCGACTTTGAAAACGCCAAGTTGGAACACAACCGCGTGTCCACTCTGTTCAAGGGCAAGGCCGTGGCCGAGGGCGAGTTCGACTCCAAACGTCTGACCGCAGATGCGCTCCAGTATCAGTATCAGGCGCGTCTTGCCACGCTGGAACAGCTCCGCGATGAGCTGGCCAAAAAGACCATCCGTGCTCCTTACGACGGGTTGGTCATCGACATGAAGGCCAACCGTGGTGAGTGGATGTCTGTAGGCTCCGTTGTCGTAGTCACTGCCCGCGACGACGAGTTCGAGGTGGTGGTCAACGCGCCCAAGGAAGCCTTTGGCGTGGTCAAGCCCGGCCTCAAGGTCGGCATCAGCCTGGCTGGTGACGAGATTCCCGGCGAAGTCTTTGCCGTGGTTCCCAAGGGAGATGTCGCCACCCGTACCTTCCCGGTTAAGATTCGCGTGGAGAACAACGGCGGCCTGGCTGAAGGCATGGAGGCCCGTGTTCTCCTGCCTCGCGGTCTGGGCGGTTCCACCATGCTTGTTCCTCGTGATGCCGTCATTTCCATGCGCGGCGATCAGGTGGTCTGGGCCGTTATCGACGGCAAGGCCGTCCCCATGCCCGTGTACGTTGTGGGCTACCGTGGCCTGACTGCCGGCGTGAAGTCTCCCAAGCTCAAGGAAGGCATGGACGTGGT
- a CDS encoding MarR family transcriptional regulator yields the protein MILDNLNPKEALGFLSWKLSRMLTNILTSLFVEMKVDVTVEQWRALIPIYKHDGMTQGKLCSHLSQEKTGVSRLVAALEKRELVRRVESEQDRRVKYLHITDKGRDLLESTMAKAMERHNEAVKHIDPVELAICKKVLWQIIEPTLDPDCIPLGIEDDRAVT from the coding sequence ATGATTCTTGATAATTTGAACCCCAAGGAAGCCCTCGGCTTTCTCTCTTGGAAACTCTCCCGCATGTTGACCAATATTCTGACTTCACTTTTTGTGGAGATGAAGGTGGACGTGACGGTGGAACAGTGGCGGGCGTTGATTCCCATCTACAAGCATGACGGCATGACGCAGGGAAAATTGTGCTCGCATTTGTCACAGGAAAAAACCGGAGTGAGCCGCCTTGTGGCTGCTCTGGAAAAACGGGAGCTGGTACGGCGCGTTGAGAGCGAACAGGATCGCCGCGTAAAGTATCTGCACATCACTGATAAGGGACGTGACCTTTTGGAGTCGACAATGGCCAAAGCCATGGAGCGACATAACGAGGCCGTCAAGCATATTGACCCGGTGGAATTGGCAATATGCAAGAAGGTGTTGTGGCAGATCATCGAGCCCACCCTTGATCCCGACTGTATTCCTCTCGGCATCGAAGATGATCGTGCCGTGACGTAA
- a CDS encoding UvrD-helicase domain-containing protein, which yields MERFTADLHIHSRFSRATSKNLNIRNLAAWGRLKGLHVLGTGDFTHPEWLAEIEEQLIDEGTGLFRLRDPKGLEKEIPTFDGEIPGRTRFMLQTEISSIYKRGGKVRKVHNLVFMPDLESVHKFNERLGEVGNLLSDGRPILGLDCRDLMDMVLETHPMAFLVPAHIWTPWFSLFGSKSGFDSIKECFGDYSQEIFAMETGLSSDPEMNWTWSELDRIKLISNSDAHSGEKLGREANLFRGDMSYEGIYRALRSEGLGHKFLGTVEFFPEEGKYHMDGHRKCGISMDPHETMARGGICPVCGKPVTVGVYNRVLELADRREPEKPAGAANFASLIPLKEILSEVVGVGPNSKKVNTLYMKLIKEFGNEMDILQRVPAEDLERQSCHLGEGITRMREGNVIRKAGFDGEFGVISVFNEKERAQIKNGATLIDIPAKKTSTDDTEDEEPAPACVPFTTPKDEAKPLTYNPAQQAAIDAGPGAVLVLAGPGTGKTQTLMGRVTRLIDEGVNPKRILALTFTRRAAQELRDRMKGLRGEDAPLPQAGTLHALCYDYWKHAYNDTPIVLAEHAAKKLFIDTNPQLVQDKLMEKASQQAINKRYNHYWTKYNLLREQLADLPDDLAEAHINYGNQKNHWDLVDYTDLLEFMLEQSGAPTFKMPYLHVLVDEVQDLTPLQLAVVRGIAGESGDGVFCIGDPKQSIYGFRGAVGDVGNKLTDIWEEMETVTLGENYRSGQKILDCSSTLFPDDPKLNANRDIDATIHFFEAPDGIREASWISDKIKGLIGTTSHSISDQEGHGDLALGDIAVLVRFKALIPSIEKALKRAGIPCSTPELDGFWQEPRIADILRTAQRFLGMTIDVDPDEEENFIDVPEHILAQGPIGLSVYLAETPPFDQFFWDSRQFQDLKREFSRRGGWQALINWVNLQTELELVRRSAEKVQVMTLHAAKGLEFDAVFMPACEEGILPFAGMDLLTAKVTLTPGRGERFDEERRLMYVGMTRARRNLYISRADSRQLFGKTLNLPRSRYLREIPEEYVTRSTLAAKKVTKEKQLGLLD from the coding sequence ATGGAACGATTTACCGCAGACCTGCATATCCACTCCCGTTTTTCCAGGGCCACAAGCAAGAACCTGAACATCCGGAACCTGGCCGCCTGGGGCCGTCTCAAGGGTCTCCACGTCCTGGGTACAGGCGATTTCACCCACCCCGAATGGCTGGCGGAAATCGAAGAGCAACTCATCGACGAAGGAACCGGCCTCTTCCGCCTGCGCGATCCCAAGGGGCTCGAAAAGGAGATTCCCACCTTTGATGGCGAAATCCCCGGTCGCACCCGGTTCATGCTCCAGACGGAAATCAGTTCCATTTACAAGCGCGGCGGCAAGGTTCGCAAAGTCCACAATCTGGTCTTCATGCCGGACCTCGAATCCGTCCACAAATTCAACGAGCGCCTCGGCGAGGTGGGTAACCTCCTGTCCGACGGCCGCCCCATTCTGGGCCTCGACTGCCGCGACCTCATGGACATGGTGCTGGAAACCCACCCCATGGCCTTTCTGGTCCCCGCCCACATCTGGACGCCGTGGTTCTCCCTGTTTGGTTCCAAGTCCGGCTTCGACTCCATCAAGGAATGTTTCGGCGACTACTCTCAGGAAATCTTTGCCATGGAAACCGGGCTGTCGTCAGACCCGGAAATGAACTGGACATGGTCTGAACTCGACCGCATCAAGCTCATCTCCAACTCCGATGCCCACTCCGGCGAAAAGCTCGGGCGTGAGGCCAACCTGTTCCGGGGCGACATGTCTTACGAAGGCATTTACCGCGCCCTGCGCAGCGAAGGATTGGGACACAAATTTCTCGGCACCGTGGAGTTCTTCCCCGAAGAGGGCAAGTACCACATGGACGGCCACCGCAAGTGCGGCATCTCCATGGACCCACACGAGACCATGGCCCGTGGCGGCATCTGCCCGGTCTGTGGCAAGCCCGTCACCGTAGGCGTATACAACCGCGTACTGGAACTGGCTGACCGCCGTGAACCGGAAAAACCGGCTGGCGCAGCCAACTTCGCTTCCCTCATCCCCCTCAAGGAGATTTTGTCCGAGGTGGTGGGTGTGGGACCGAATTCCAAGAAGGTCAACACGCTCTACATGAAGCTCATCAAGGAATTCGGCAACGAGATGGATATCCTCCAGCGCGTACCCGCCGAAGACCTGGAACGCCAATCCTGTCATCTGGGCGAAGGCATCACCCGCATGCGCGAAGGCAACGTCATCCGCAAGGCAGGCTTTGACGGTGAGTTCGGCGTCATCTCTGTCTTCAACGAGAAGGAACGTGCCCAGATCAAAAACGGGGCCACCCTCATCGACATCCCGGCCAAGAAAACCAGCACGGACGACACCGAAGACGAGGAGCCTGCCCCTGCCTGTGTGCCCTTCACCACTCCGAAGGACGAGGCAAAGCCCTTAACCTACAATCCGGCACAACAGGCCGCAATCGATGCTGGTCCCGGCGCCGTATTGGTACTGGCTGGACCGGGCACAGGCAAAACCCAGACCCTCATGGGGCGCGTCACCCGTCTCATCGACGAAGGCGTGAACCCCAAGCGTATCCTTGCCCTGACATTCACCCGCCGGGCCGCGCAGGAATTGCGTGACCGCATGAAGGGACTGCGCGGCGAAGACGCCCCGCTGCCTCAGGCCGGCACCCTGCACGCTCTCTGCTACGACTACTGGAAGCATGCCTACAACGACACCCCAATCGTCCTGGCCGAGCATGCTGCCAAGAAACTTTTCATCGATACCAATCCGCAGTTGGTACAGGACAAGCTCATGGAGAAGGCCTCGCAACAGGCCATCAACAAGCGGTACAACCACTACTGGACCAAGTACAACCTGCTGCGCGAACAGTTGGCCGACCTGCCTGACGATCTGGCCGAGGCGCACATCAACTACGGCAACCAGAAGAACCACTGGGATCTGGTGGACTACACCGATCTGCTGGAATTCATGCTGGAGCAGTCCGGTGCGCCGACCTTCAAGATGCCCTACCTGCATGTGCTGGTGGACGAGGTACAGGATCTCACCCCGCTGCAACTGGCCGTTGTGCGCGGCATCGCAGGCGAATCCGGCGATGGTGTCTTCTGCATCGGCGACCCCAAGCAGTCCATTTACGGATTCCGTGGCGCAGTGGGTGACGTGGGCAACAAGCTCACGGACATCTGGGAAGAAATGGAAACGGTCACGCTGGGCGAGAACTATCGTTCCGGCCAGAAGATTCTGGACTGCTCCTCCACCCTGTTCCCGGATGATCCCAAACTCAACGCCAACCGCGACATCGACGCCACCATCCATTTCTTTGAAGCTCCGGACGGCATCCGCGAAGCCTCTTGGATCAGCGACAAGATCAAGGGACTCATCGGCACCACGTCCCACTCCATTTCCGATCAGGAAGGCCACGGCGATCTGGCCCTCGGCGACATCGCCGTGCTGGTTCGATTCAAGGCCCTCATTCCGTCCATTGAAAAGGCCCTCAAGCGCGCAGGTATTCCCTGCTCCACGCCCGAGCTGGACGGATTCTGGCAGGAACCGCGCATCGCGGACATCCTGCGCACGGCCCAGCGCTTCCTCGGCATGACCATTGACGTGGATCCCGACGAAGAAGAGAACTTCATCGACGTGCCCGAACACATTCTGGCTCAAGGCCCCATCGGGCTATCCGTATATCTGGCCGAGACGCCGCCCTTTGACCAGTTCTTCTGGGACAGCCGCCAATTCCAGGACCTCAAGCGCGAATTCAGTCGACGCGGCGGTTGGCAGGCCCTCATCAACTGGGTCAACCTCCAGACCGAACTGGAGCTGGTGCGCCGCTCTGCCGAGAAGGTACAGGTAATGACGCTTCACGCCGCCAAGGGCTTGGAGTTCGACGCCGTATTCATGCCGGCCTGCGAGGAAGGCATCCTGCCTTTTGCGGGTATGGACTTGCTCACGGCAAAGGTCACCCTTACCCCGGGCCGGGGCGAACGCTTCGATGAAGAACGCCGCCTCATGTACGTGGGTATGACCCGCGCACGTCGCAACCTCTACATCAGCCGTGCAGACAGCAGACAGCTCTTTGGCAAGACGCTCAACCTGCCGCGCTCTCGATATTTAAGGGAGATTCCGGAAGAATATGTGACCCGTTCCACACTGGCCGCGAAAAAGGTCACCAAGGAAAAGCAGTTGGGACTGCTGGACTAG
- the cbiR gene encoding cobamide remodeling phosphodiesterase CbiR, with protein MDTSSFSTDISCPEKSAQPRHLSVAETETKHGVKFPFSIAAPSFVIPAGAADNSRFLADYFPEIGLLFFESESCLAYSDFDLPPTLATLPVSWHVHLPLDLEWHNGLDEAWRIITHLMDKAAYLSPRSWVLHPPTAPDMLVPLAARFREAGVDPATILLENVDETDLVALWPEARQGGFSTCLDLGHILAYDQQPVLDLPGLWDTVRMLHVYAAKPGSGKHLGLTHLDDEGRALLRHVLEHFRGDTLTLEVFSEEIFPSLDLLAGWMNEWSKTK; from the coding sequence ATGGATACATCTTCCTTTTCCACGGACATTTCCTGTCCGGAAAAATCTGCGCAGCCGCGTCACCTTTCCGTCGCGGAAACAGAGACAAAGCATGGGGTCAAATTCCCCTTCTCCATAGCTGCGCCTTCCTTTGTGATTCCCGCCGGAGCCGCTGACAACAGCCGTTTTCTTGCGGACTATTTCCCCGAGATAGGCCTCCTGTTTTTCGAATCGGAAAGCTGTCTGGCTTATTCGGATTTCGACCTGCCGCCCACACTTGCCACACTCCCGGTTTCGTGGCATGTCCACCTCCCCCTCGACCTGGAGTGGCATAACGGGCTGGATGAGGCGTGGCGGATTATCACCCATCTCATGGACAAGGCAGCCTATCTGTCTCCCAGGTCGTGGGTACTCCATCCGCCCACAGCACCGGACATGCTGGTGCCGCTGGCAGCCCGATTCCGCGAGGCGGGCGTGGACCCGGCAACCATTCTGCTGGAAAACGTGGACGAGACCGATCTGGTGGCCCTGTGGCCCGAAGCACGACAAGGCGGGTTTTCCACCTGTCTGGACCTGGGGCACATACTCGCCTATGATCAGCAGCCTGTTCTTGATCTGCCCGGTCTCTGGGACACGGTTCGCATGCTGCATGTCTATGCGGCCAAGCCGGGCAGCGGCAAGCACTTGGGGCTTACCCATCTTGATGACGAGGGACGAGCCCTGCTGCGCCACGTACTTGAACACTTCCGAGGCGACACCCTGACCCTCGAAGTTTTCAGCGAAGAAATTTTCCCGTCGCTCGACCTGCTTGCAGGTTGGATGAATGAATGGAGTAAAACAAAATGA
- a CDS encoding bifunctional adenosylcobinamide kinase/adenosylcobinamide-phosphate guanylyltransferase yields the protein MITLVLGGNKSGKSDFALDLLAKAPTPGLFIATGKARDLEFRQQIQQHRIERGPELEVMEVCEDLPQALGKAKLHFPSVLVDSLDYWLFSCREAGCEDAKVKELLDVLADWNDTELVLVSCEAGLGPLPGGSEVRAFIRSLGALNRGVAQSADQAFLVAAGLPLTLKQG from the coding sequence ATGATCACTCTGGTTCTTGGTGGCAATAAATCCGGAAAATCCGACTTTGCGCTCGATTTGTTGGCCAAAGCGCCGACTCCGGGGCTGTTTATCGCCACTGGCAAGGCCAGAGATCTTGAATTTCGACAGCAAATCCAGCAACACCGCATTGAACGCGGGCCTGAGCTGGAGGTCATGGAGGTCTGCGAGGACTTGCCTCAAGCGCTCGGAAAGGCTAAATTGCACTTTCCGTCCGTGTTGGTGGATAGCCTTGACTACTGGCTCTTCTCCTGCCGCGAGGCGGGATGCGAGGACGCCAAGGTCAAGGAATTACTCGACGTTCTTGCAGACTGGAATGACACGGAACTGGTATTGGTCTCATGCGAGGCCGGACTCGGCCCGTTACCCGGAGGGAGCGAGGTCAGAGCATTCATACGGAGTCTGGGCGCCCTTAACCGAGGCGTCGCCCAATCCGCTGATCAGGCTTTCCTGGTCGCTGCGGGGCTTCCGTTAACCCTGAAACAGGGATAG
- a CDS encoding DHH family phosphoesterase, whose translation MALFRQLDEQVEQLLSLFSKDENWLIVINADPDALGSALALKRIMTRRVNTVAIAQINEIKRPDNLSMIRYCRIPTQKLIPNLAAQYDKFALVDSQPHHNPEFKNFKFSVVIDHHPIIPDNPVEADFIDIRPKYGSVCSMMTEYLYNMQIRPAKLLATALMYGIRCDTRTFEREFIDADMAAFKYLSKFADSKLMNRISRSEFHLDWMRYFSRAFYNLRRIGHGLYAHCGNVENPDILVIVADFFTRVHNVPWVVVSGTADDKLVCIFRGDGLRRDMGTMAQKLMNGLGSAGGHKQAARAEVPLADLDGEDAEIFMLKRLGKGKKKTIRRI comes from the coding sequence GTGGCACTATTCAGACAGCTGGACGAGCAGGTAGAGCAGTTGCTCAGCCTCTTCAGCAAAGACGAAAACTGGCTCATCGTTATCAACGCCGACCCCGACGCGCTCGGATCGGCGCTCGCGCTCAAACGCATCATGACCCGCCGGGTCAACACTGTCGCCATAGCGCAGATAAACGAGATAAAACGGCCGGACAATCTGTCCATGATCCGCTACTGCCGTATTCCAACTCAAAAACTCATACCCAACCTCGCGGCCCAGTACGACAAATTCGCCCTCGTGGATTCCCAGCCGCACCACAACCCTGAGTTCAAGAATTTCAAATTTTCCGTGGTCATCGACCACCACCCGATCATCCCGGACAACCCCGTCGAGGCCGATTTCATCGACATCCGCCCCAAGTACGGTTCGGTCTGCTCCATGATGACAGAGTATCTCTACAACATGCAGATTCGCCCGGCCAAGCTGTTGGCCACGGCCCTCATGTACGGCATTCGCTGCGATACCCGCACCTTCGAGCGCGAGTTCATCGACGCGGACATGGCCGCCTTCAAGTATCTTTCCAAGTTCGCCGACTCCAAGCTCATGAACCGCATCTCCCGCTCCGAGTTCCACCTCGACTGGATGCGCTACTTCTCCCGGGCTTTCTACAATCTGCGTCGCATCGGCCACGGCCTTTACGCCCATTGCGGTAATGTCGAAAATCCCGACATCCTCGTCATCGTCGCCGACTTCTTCACCCGCGTTCACAACGTCCCCTGGGTCGTGGTGTCCGGCACCGCCGACGACAAGCTCGTCTGCATTTTCCGCGGTGACGGTCTGCGCCGAGATATGGGAACCATGGCCCAAAAGCTCATGAACGGCCTCGGCTCCGCAGGCGGGCACAAGCAGGCTGCACGCGCCGAAGTCCCCCTCGCCGATCTCGATGGTGAAGACGCCGAAATCTTCATGCTGAAACGTCTCGGCAAGGGCAAGAAGAAGACTATTCGAAGAATTTAG
- the polA gene encoding DNA polymerase I, translated as MSLKERLNLSEEPVYLIDGTALLYRAFYARADLSRSDGFPTNAINTVLRVLMNLIRDEKPKHVAFLMDGKGKTFRNDLYDQYKANRPPMPEPLAEQIEPVRKGVELLGFNLLISDGVEADDCICALANKYKADRPVVIMASDKDLKQCLDTNVFMVSQHGRKETIYTLDGFREKEGMEPATWPDFQAIIGDSADNIPGIPKVGPVTARKVFAATGPTLEDVRDNVAELPEKLREKVEPELENIFVYRELTRMKTDCCDVPVDDFVLRDVDAAELMAFLDEYELNGLKRMVPKPAGAPKKAAPSGAPSLLDVAGDAPASAPKAAAKKKAPAGDGMLSLFGDAPATPEEPSEPLPVVDAESAGDLPGLAGEDVGLVFEDDAFFIGLEGKEYRYSGAVADLVRALEHASVIATPSVQELLRADEAWAYLLPSQWFDLSLAAYLLDPEARNYTWARLRQSLYQDGRSEFSNVAAELHPHAKALAALGYMQGIKGQVESAELEPLMRDLELPLIPALVSMEKAGIYIDQAAFKDFLDDVSEQLAALTRSIIEHAGHEFNIRSSQQLAVVLFDELDIKAGSKTATGQRSTANAVLEKIRGKHPIVEDILEYRMLEKLRSTYLAPLPKMADEASRLHTQFNQLSTATGRLSSSKPNLQNIPIRGKYGPRMRGCFTAAEGNLLAAADYSQIELRVLAHFSQDPALLDAFRNDEDIHTRTAALIMDKTVEEVLPDERRNAKTINFGLIYGMGVQKLARELKIKQTEAKEFTERYFEKLATLKAYYDDIVKDAQNNGFVTTLAGRRRLLPELHSRNNMLASEARRQAVNTVIQGTAADIIKMAMVAAYGDKQLKDLGANLILQVHDELIVEAPAESIEAAGARLVEIMQGAANLDVPLKVDMGVGKSWAEAH; from the coding sequence ATGTCCTTAAAAGAACGTCTCAACCTCTCCGAGGAACCCGTTTACCTGATTGATGGTACTGCTCTGCTCTACCGCGCCTTTTATGCGCGGGCCGATCTTTCCCGTTCCGACGGCTTCCCCACCAACGCGATCAACACTGTGCTTCGCGTGCTCATGAACCTGATCCGTGATGAAAAGCCCAAGCATGTGGCGTTTCTGATGGATGGCAAAGGGAAGACCTTCCGTAATGATTTGTATGATCAGTACAAGGCCAACCGCCCGCCCATGCCGGAGCCGCTGGCCGAGCAGATCGAGCCGGTTCGCAAGGGTGTGGAGCTGCTGGGCTTCAACCTCCTGATCTCGGACGGCGTTGAGGCGGATGACTGCATTTGCGCGCTGGCCAACAAGTACAAGGCGGATCGCCCGGTGGTTATCATGGCCTCGGACAAGGACCTCAAGCAGTGCCTGGACACCAATGTGTTCATGGTCAGTCAGCACGGTCGCAAGGAGACCATCTACACGCTGGACGGTTTCCGCGAGAAGGAAGGTATGGAGCCTGCTACATGGCCGGACTTTCAGGCCATCATCGGCGACTCGGCGGATAACATTCCCGGCATCCCTAAGGTTGGCCCGGTCACTGCGCGTAAAGTCTTTGCCGCTACCGGTCCCACGCTGGAGGATGTGCGCGACAATGTTGCCGAGCTGCCGGAGAAGCTGCGCGAGAAGGTGGAGCCGGAGCTGGAGAATATTTTCGTCTACCGCGAACTGACCCGCATGAAGACCGATTGCTGCGATGTGCCTGTCGATGACTTTGTGCTGCGCGACGTGGACGCGGCCGAGCTGATGGCGTTCCTTGATGAATACGAGCTGAACGGCCTCAAGCGCATGGTGCCGAAACCGGCTGGTGCGCCCAAGAAGGCGGCCCCGAGTGGTGCGCCGTCCCTGCTGGATGTGGCTGGCGATGCCCCGGCATCCGCTCCCAAGGCTGCGGCCAAGAAGAAGGCTCCGGCTGGTGATGGCATGTTGTCCCTGTTCGGCGATGCCCCGGCGACTCCCGAGGAGCCGAGCGAGCCGCTTCCGGTGGTGGATGCGGAGAGCGCGGGCGACCTGCCGGGTCTGGCTGGCGAGGACGTGGGACTGGTCTTTGAGGACGATGCATTTTTCATTGGTCTGGAAGGCAAGGAATACCGCTACAGCGGCGCGGTGGCCGATCTGGTCCGGGCGCTGGAACACGCGTCTGTCATTGCCACGCCGAGCGTACAGGAGCTGCTTCGTGCTGATGAGGCGTGGGCATACCTGCTGCCGTCCCAGTGGTTTGACCTGAGCCTTGCCGCGTACCTGCTCGACCCCGAGGCGCGCAACTACACGTGGGCGCGGCTGCGCCAGTCCTTGTATCAGGATGGCCGCTCCGAGTTCTCGAACGTGGCCGCCGAGCTGCATCCTCATGCCAAGGCGCTGGCTGCGCTGGGCTATATGCAGGGCATCAAGGGACAGGTGGAGAGCGCCGAGCTGGAACCGCTGATGCGCGATCTGGAGCTGCCGCTGATCCCGGCGCTGGTGTCCATGGAAAAGGCGGGCATTTACATTGATCAGGCCGCGTTCAAGGATTTTCTGGATGACGTATCCGAACAGCTAGCCGCGCTGACGCGCTCGATTATCGAGCACGCGGGCCATGAGTTCAACATCCGCTCCAGCCAGCAGTTGGCGGTGGTGCTGTTCGACGAACTGGATATCAAGGCCGGGTCCAAGACGGCCACAGGGCAACGCTCCACAGCGAATGCGGTGCTGGAGAAGATTCGCGGCAAGCATCCCATTGTGGAAGACATTCTGGAATACCGGATGCTGGAAAAACTGCGCTCCACCTATCTGGCCCCGCTGCCCAAGATGGCGGACGAGGCATCGCGCCTGCACACCCAGTTCAACCAGTTGAGCACGGCCACGGGTCGCCTCTCCAGCTCCAAGCCGAATTTGCAGAACATCCCGATTCGCGGCAAGTACGGCCCAAGAATGCGCGGCTGCTTCACGGCGGCGGAAGGGAATCTGCTGGCAGCAGCGGATTACTCGCAGATCGAACTGCGCGTGCTGGCCCACTTCTCCCAAGACCCTGCCCTGCTGGATGCCTTCCGCAATGACGAGGACATCCACACCCGCACGGCGGCGCTGATCATGGACAAGACCGTGGAGGAAGTGCTGCCGGACGAACGCCGCAACGCCAAGACCATCAACTTCGGCCTGATCTACGGCATGGGCGTGCAGAAACTGGCGCGCGAGCTGAAGATCAAACAAACCGAGGCCAAGGAATTCACCGAACGATACTTTGAAAAACTGGCGACCCTGAAGGCGTACTACGACGACATCGTAAAAGACGCCCAAAACAACGGCTTCGTGACCACACTGGCCGGACGCCGCCGCCTGCTGCCGGAGCTCCACTCCCGCAACAACATGCTCGCCAGCGAAGCCCGCCGTCAGGCCGTGAACACGGTCATTCAGGGCACGGCCGCCGACATCATCAAAATGGCCATGGTAGCCGCCTACGGCGACAAACAACTCAAGGACCTCGGCGCCAACCTGATCCTGCAGGTACACGATGAATTGATAGTCGAAGCCCCCGCCGAAAGCATCGAAGCCGCCGGAGCCCGCCTCGTAGAAATCATGCAGGGCGCAGCGAACTTGGATGTCCCATTAAAGGTAGATATGGGTGTAGGGAAAAGTTGGGCTGAGGCTCATTAG